From the Caldicellulosiruptoraceae bacterium PP1 genome, one window contains:
- a CDS encoding Nramp family divalent metal transporter → MTKVKKSNFLTQLMLILGIIGPGLVTANADNDAAGIATYASVGAMFGYRMLWGLFIITISLAVIQEMAARMGVVTGKGLSDLIRENFGVKMTLFAMVTLLIANLTTTIAEFAGIAASLEIFGIPKYISVPLFAFIVWMVITKGSYKKAEKFFLIISLVYLTYIFSGFMAKPNWNEVFKNTFVPSFSLKSDFVLIFIAMIGTTITPWMQFYLQSSVVDKGLDTKHLKYERIDVFLGAFVTDFVAFFIIVTTAATLHKHGILIDTAGDAARALEPLAGKYAAYLFAIGLFGASLLGAHILPLSTSYAITEAFGFENGLNKKFKDAPIFYGIILFFIVIGAGIILLPNVPLIKIMLIAQEINGILVPIILIYMLKLTNSKEVMGEYTNSKTFNIIAWATVIFIIILTLILLVMPFVL, encoded by the coding sequence ATGACAAAAGTAAAGAAAAGTAATTTTTTAACACAGTTAATGCTGATATTAGGCATTATTGGTCCTGGACTTGTTACAGCAAATGCCGATAATGATGCTGCAGGGATTGCAACATATGCTTCTGTTGGAGCTATGTTTGGATATAGAATGCTTTGGGGGCTTTTTATAATTACAATTTCACTTGCAGTAATTCAAGAGATGGCAGCAAGAATGGGGGTTGTTACAGGTAAAGGCTTATCAGACTTGATTAGGGAAAACTTTGGTGTCAAGATGACACTCTTTGCTATGGTAACATTGTTAATTGCTAATCTTACTACTACAATTGCTGAATTTGCTGGCATTGCAGCAAGCCTTGAAATTTTTGGTATACCTAAATATATATCTGTTCCTTTATTTGCTTTTATTGTGTGGATGGTAATAACAAAGGGTTCATATAAAAAAGCAGAAAAGTTTTTTCTCATAATATCACTTGTATATCTTACTTATATATTTTCAGGTTTTATGGCAAAACCAAATTGGAACGAGGTTTTTAAAAATACATTTGTTCCTTCTTTTAGTTTAAAATCTGACTTTGTTTTGATTTTTATTGCTATGATCGGGACAACAATAACTCCTTGGATGCAGTTTTACTTACAGTCATCGGTTGTTGATAAAGGCCTTGATACAAAACATCTTAAGTATGAAAGAATAGATGTTTTTTTAGGGGCATTTGTTACCGATTTTGTTGCCTTTTTCATAATTGTAACAACAGCAGCTACACTTCATAAACATGGTATATTGATTGATACTGCTGGTGATGCTGCAAGAGCATTAGAGCCTTTAGCTGGGAAATATGCTGCATATCTTTTTGCAATAGGGTTATTTGGTGCTTCACTTTTGGGAGCCCATATACTTCCTTTATCAACATCTTATGCAATAACTGAGGCATTTGGCTTTGAAAATGGACTTAACAAGAAATTTAAGGATGCACCTATTTTTTATGGAATTATCTTATTTTTTATTGTTATTGGTGCTGGTATAATTTTACTTCCCAATGTTCCACTTATAAAAATTATGCTTATCGCACAAGAAATTAATGGTATATTGGTGCCTATAATACTTATATACATGTTGAAACTTACAAACAGCAAAGAAGTTATGGGTGAATACACCAATAGTAAAACATTCAATATAATAGCATGGGCAACAGTAATATTTATTATTATTTTAACTTTAATATTATTAGTAATGCCTTTTGTGTTATAA
- the thrC gene encoding threonine synthase produces the protein MLYESTRGIKGITSKQAIQNGIASDGGLFIPEKFINIDLNNIIQFNNYKEFAYYILKDYLDDFSDTELNECINNAYNDNKFDKDVVELVKLDNNKFALELWHGPTYAFKDVALQILPHLLIKSIDKLETKKALILVATSGDTGKAALEGFKDVVNTKIIVFYPSEGVSEVQKRQMTTQEGKNTFVAGIKGNFDDAQNGVKEIFTSDENCKRIKDEGYFFTSANSINWGRLIPQIVYYAYSYIKLVKTNEIELGQKVNFVVPTGNFGNVLAGYLAKEMGLPINKLIVASNKNNVLTDFINKGVYDRRRQFYKTISPSMDILIASNLERLLYLVSNRDSEKIKILMDKLKRDGYYNIEEDLLNKIKDSFYADYSTDAETKQEIKKVYKIHDYLIDTHSAVAFNVYNKYFDKTGDLTKTIILQTANPYKFAYDVLNALEDNKYIDINHFDAIDMLNKITKKEIPQGIKTIREKNILHPNIIEKNEMMMYILEKIKEK, from the coding sequence ATGCTTTATGAAAGCACAAGAGGTATTAAAGGAATTACAAGTAAACAAGCTATACAAAACGGTATTGCAAGCGATGGAGGTTTATTTATACCTGAAAAATTTATAAATATTGATTTAAACAATATTATTCAATTTAACAATTATAAAGAATTTGCATATTATATTTTGAAGGATTATTTAGATGACTTTTCTGATACAGAACTTAATGAGTGTATAAACAATGCCTATAATGATAATAAGTTTGATAAAGATGTTGTTGAGTTGGTTAAATTAGATAATAATAAATTTGCTTTGGAGCTTTGGCATGGACCAACGTATGCGTTTAAGGATGTTGCACTTCAGATATTACCTCATTTACTAATAAAATCAATTGATAAGTTGGAAACAAAAAAAGCCTTAATTTTAGTTGCAACCTCTGGTGATACAGGTAAAGCAGCTTTAGAAGGTTTTAAAGATGTAGTAAACACAAAGATAATTGTATTCTATCCATCAGAAGGTGTTTCAGAGGTTCAAAAAAGGCAGATGACTACACAAGAGGGCAAAAACACATTTGTTGCTGGTATAAAAGGCAATTTTGATGATGCACAAAATGGCGTAAAAGAAATATTCACATCAGATGAGAACTGTAAAAGAATTAAGGATGAAGGATATTTCTTTACATCAGCTAATTCAATAAATTGGGGAAGATTAATACCACAGATAGTATATTATGCTTATTCATATATTAAACTTGTAAAAACAAATGAAATAGAATTAGGGCAAAAGGTTAATTTTGTTGTACCAACAGGCAACTTTGGTAATGTTTTGGCTGGGTATTTAGCCAAAGAAATGGGCTTACCTATAAATAAGCTTATTGTTGCATCAAATAAGAACAATGTATTGACTGATTTTATTAATAAAGGCGTTTATGATAGAAGACGCCAATTTTATAAAACAATTTCTCCCTCAATGGATATTTTAATTGCAAGCAATCTTGAAAGATTACTTTATCTTGTTTCAAATAGGGACTCAGAAAAAATCAAAATTCTTATGGATAAATTGAAAAGGGATGGATATTATAATATAGAAGAAGATTTGCTAAATAAGATAAAAGATAGTTTTTATGCTGATTATTCCACTGATGCAGAAACAAAGCAGGAAATAAAGAAGGTTTACAAAATTCATGATTATCTTATCGATACACATTCAGCTGTTGCGTTTAATGTTTACAATAAATATTTCGATAAAACAGGAGATTTAACCAAAACTATAATTCTCCAAACAGCAAATCCTTATAAATTTGCATATGATGTTTTAAATGCCTTAGAAGACAATAAATATATTGATATAAATCATTTTGATGCAATTGATATGTTAAATAAAATAACAAAAAAAGAAATACCACAAGGAATTAAAACAATAAGAGAAAAAAATATTTTACATCCAAATATTATTGAAAAGAATGAAATGATGATGTATATATTAGAGAAAATAAAAGAAAAATAA
- the ilvB gene encoding biosynthetic-type acetolactate synthase large subunit: MGKITVAQAMVKALQEEGVEYIFGIPGAAIYPFYDALYNSDIKHILVRNEQAAVHEASGYARSKDKVGVCVATSGPGATNLITGIATAYMDSVPIVAITGQVMSSLIGRDVFQEVDITGATAPFCKHNFLVKDPKKIVEIIKKAFYIASTGRKGPVLIDIPFDIQQQEIEYPQSISIDIKGYKPTIKGHPLQIKKAIDLIETAKKPLICAGGGVISSNASDNLKKLIEKHKIPLISTLMGIGSIPTDHPFYLGMIGSHGQKKANIALREAELLIVVGARLGDRALGDTKITEKMKIIHIDIDPAEIGKNVGTDVPIVGDAKYILGEILNRITEKDLCWAQEIIDENTNKSVSNIDYLRPFEVLKEISNIYKGEYIITTDVGQHQIWAAHNTLIKKPRTFISSGGLGTMGYGVPAAIGAKFANPDEEVIVITGDGSFQMLMQELATIKREMIPIKIVLFNNSRLGMVYEIQKKRCSSRFIATCLDGNPDFELLAKAYSLEYLKLDNKDKLSEAISIMKNSKKPFLLEVVTKPDEPTIT; encoded by the coding sequence ATGGGGAAGATTACGGTAGCACAGGCAATGGTAAAAGCATTACAAGAAGAAGGCGTTGAATATATATTTGGTATACCCGGAGCAGCTATTTATCCTTTCTATGATGCTCTTTACAACTCTGATATAAAACATATTCTTGTTCGAAATGAACAAGCAGCTGTTCATGAAGCAAGTGGTTATGCACGTTCTAAAGATAAAGTAGGTGTTTGTGTTGCAACATCAGGGCCAGGGGCAACAAATCTTATTACAGGCATTGCAACTGCATATATGGATTCTGTCCCAATTGTTGCAATAACAGGTCAGGTAATGTCAAGCCTTATTGGAAGAGATGTATTTCAAGAGGTTGATATTACTGGAGCGACAGCACCTTTTTGCAAACATAATTTTTTAGTTAAAGACCCTAAAAAAATAGTTGAAATAATAAAAAAGGCTTTTTATATTGCTTCAACTGGTAGAAAAGGGCCTGTGCTTATTGATATACCTTTTGACATTCAACAACAAGAGATTGAGTACCCTCAAAGTATATCAATTGACATAAAAGGTTATAAACCAACAATAAAAGGGCATCCTTTACAAATCAAAAAAGCAATTGATCTTATTGAAACTGCAAAAAAGCCATTAATCTGTGCTGGTGGTGGCGTTATTTCATCAAATGCTTCTGATAATCTAAAAAAACTAATAGAGAAACATAAAATACCATTGATATCTACATTAATGGGAATTGGCTCAATTCCTACAGACCATCCATTTTATTTAGGAATGATTGGTTCTCATGGACAAAAAAAGGCTAATATAGCGTTAAGAGAAGCTGAACTTTTAATTGTTGTTGGAGCGAGGCTTGGCGACAGGGCTTTAGGTGACACAAAAATCACAGAAAAAATGAAGATAATTCACATTGATATAGATCCAGCCGAAATTGGCAAAAATGTTGGAACAGATGTACCAATTGTTGGTGATGCAAAATATATTCTTGGAGAGATTTTAAATAGAATAACAGAAAAAGACTTATGCTGGGCACAAGAAATAATTGATGAAAATACAAATAAGAGTGTATCTAACATTGATTACTTAAGGCCATTTGAGGTATTAAAAGAAATATCAAATATTTACAAAGGTGAATATATAATAACAACTGATGTAGGACAGCATCAGATATGGGCTGCACACAATACACTTATTAAAAAACCAAGAACTTTTATTTCATCTGGAGGACTCGGTACTATGGGATATGGGGTTCCTGCAGCAATTGGTGCAAAGTTTGCAAATCCAGATGAAGAGGTTATAGTTATAACAGGCGATGGTAGCTTTCAAATGCTAATGCAAGAGTTAGCAACAATAAAACGTGAGATGATACCAATAAAAATTGTTCTTTTTAATAATTCAAGGCTTGGAATGGTTTATGAGATACAAAAGAAAAGATGTTCATCAAGATTTATTGCAACATGCCTTGATGGAAATCCAGATTTTGAACTTTTAGCAAAGGCTTATAGTCTTGAATATCTAAAGCTTGATAATAAAGATAAACTGTCTGAAGCTATATCAATAATGAAAAACTCTAAAAAGCCATTTTTGTTAGAAGTTGTAACAAAACCAGATGAGCCTACAATAACATGA
- a CDS encoding sugar phosphate isomerase/epimerase family protein produces the protein MSNIISLQLYTLRDLMSNDWQSTLKKVAEIGYKGIELAGFPTDAQTFKSFLDLVGLTVTGAHIAIDQIENEYNNIINFAKTVGFENIIIPYYAEEERSTKEACLKSAQRINELGKKLKNDGLKLLYHNHDFEFKKVEDTTFFEVLYNNTDKEYLNFEFDLFWVTYSGQDALEFIKKYQDRTSIIHVKDMNAETRKFTEVGTGIVDYKSIVDYMKDKVEIFVVEQDICFTLPPIESIAVSYNNLSKMF, from the coding sequence ATGAGTAACATTATTAGTTTGCAATTATACACTTTAAGAGACTTAATGTCAAATGATTGGCAATCTACATTAAAGAAGGTAGCTGAAATTGGCTACAAAGGGATTGAACTTGCTGGTTTTCCTACTGATGCACAAACTTTTAAAAGCTTTTTAGATTTGGTAGGCCTTACTGTAACAGGTGCTCATATAGCGATTGACCAAATAGAGAACGAATACAATAATATTATAAACTTTGCTAAAACAGTTGGTTTTGAAAATATAATTATTCCATATTATGCTGAAGAAGAAAGAAGTACAAAAGAAGCTTGTTTGAAATCTGCACAAAGAATTAATGAATTAGGTAAAAAGCTAAAAAATGATGGCTTAAAATTATTGTATCACAATCATGATTTTGAATTTAAGAAAGTTGAAGATACCACATTTTTTGAAGTTCTTTATAATAACACTGATAAAGAATACCTTAATTTTGAATTTGATCTTTTCTGGGTAACTTATTCTGGACAAGATGCACTTGAATTTATTAAAAAATATCAAGATAGGACAAGCATAATTCATGTTAAAGATATGAATGCTGAAACAAGGAAATTTACTGAAGTTGGAACAGGAATTGTAGATTATAAATCAATTGTAGATTACATGAAAGACAAGGTTGAAATATTTGTTGTTGAACAGGATATTTGCTTCACGCTCCCACCAATCGAAAGTATTGCTGTAAGTTATAATAATTTGTCAAAGATGTTTTAA
- a CDS encoding redox-sensing transcriptional repressor Rex translates to MDKKKIVSSAVIRRLPRYLRHIEDLITHDIMKISSTELSERMGYTASQIRQDFNNFGGFGQQGYGYNTMVLKDNLYKILGLDRNFKMVIAGAGNLGHAIANYKNFSAKGFQIIGIFDSDIEKVGKKIGSVEVFHIDIMKDFIKNNNVDIGILTVPSAAAQKVADIMIEGGIKGIWNFTEKEIDVKNNIIVENVHLIDSLMVLSYKLNEEYEK, encoded by the coding sequence TTGGATAAAAAGAAAATTGTATCATCTGCTGTTATTAGAAGACTTCCAAGGTATTTAAGACACATTGAAGATTTAATTACTCATGATATTATGAAAATTTCCTCTACAGAACTTAGTGAACGCATGGGATATACGGCATCTCAAATACGACAAGATTTTAACAATTTCGGTGGATTTGGTCAACAAGGATATGGATACAATACAATGGTTTTGAAAGATAATCTTTACAAGATTTTAGGTCTTGATAGAAATTTTAAAATGGTTATTGCAGGGGCCGGGAATTTAGGACATGCTATTGCAAACTACAAAAATTTCTCAGCAAAAGGATTTCAGATTATTGGTATTTTTGACTCTGATATAGAAAAGGTTGGTAAAAAAATTGGTAGCGTAGAGGTTTTTCATATAGATATAATGAAAGACTTCATTAAAAATAACAATGTAGATATTGGTATACTTACTGTTCCAAGTGCGGCAGCACAAAAAGTAGCTGATATTATGATTGAAGGCGGAATAAAAGGGATATGGAATTTTACTGAAAAAGAGATAGATGTAAAAAATAATATAATTGTTGAGAATGTTCATCTTATTGATAGTCTTATGGTTCTGTCATATAAACTTAATGAAGAGTATGAGAAATAA
- a CDS encoding uroporphyrinogen decarboxylase family protein: MNRKPNFDNLLKILNKQKPERPTLFEFFLNDKLYDYLVPEIKSIDTISYYKKVMIAYQRAGYDYFTIHGSDFHFPKNNQHVESTISLNEGFVITDYESFEKYEWPEPEDFDYSILIALGKELPEGMKMIAYGPSGILENTIALVGYDNLCYMLFEEPELAESIFKNIGERLIKYYRICMEFDGVGAIIANDDWGFNTQTMISPSHLRKYVFPYYKKIIEIAHQKGLPVILHSCGNLKEVMDDIIYDMKFDAKHSYEDKIMPVEQAYDTYFPKISILGGIDVDFVCRSSKEEITKRCINMIEKTLDKGGYALGTGNSVPYYVPVENYFAMIDVINLF; encoded by the coding sequence ATGAATAGAAAGCCTAATTTTGACAATTTATTAAAGATTCTTAATAAGCAAAAACCGGAAAGACCAACTCTTTTTGAATTTTTTCTGAATGATAAGCTATATGATTATTTAGTACCTGAAATTAAATCAATTGATACAATTTCATATTATAAAAAGGTGATGATAGCTTATCAGCGTGCAGGTTATGACTATTTTACTATTCATGGCTCAGATTTTCATTTTCCCAAAAATAATCAACATGTAGAAAGCACAATATCTCTTAATGAAGGTTTTGTAATTACTGATTATGAAAGCTTTGAAAAATATGAATGGCCTGAGCCTGAAGATTTTGATTATTCTATATTGATTGCTTTAGGAAAAGAATTACCAGAAGGCATGAAAATGATAGCTTATGGGCCAAGTGGTATTCTTGAGAATACAATTGCATTAGTAGGTTACGATAATTTGTGCTATATGCTTTTTGAAGAACCTGAACTTGCAGAAAGCATTTTTAAAAACATTGGAGAAAGATTAATCAAATACTACAGAATTTGTATGGAGTTTGACGGAGTTGGTGCTATTATTGCTAATGATGATTGGGGATTTAATACTCAAACAATGATAAGCCCAAGCCATTTACGTAAGTATGTCTTTCCATATTATAAAAAGATAATTGAAATTGCTCATCAAAAAGGTCTGCCAGTAATATTACATTCATGTGGAAATTTAAAAGAGGTAATGGATGATATTATTTATGACATGAAATTTGATGCAAAACATTCATACGAAGATAAAATAATGCCTGTTGAACAAGCATACGATACATATTTCCCCAAAATATCAATATTAGGTGGTATTGATGTTGATTTTGTATGTAGATCAAGCAAAGAAGAAATAACAAAGCGTTGTATAAATATGATAGAAAAAACACTTGATAAAGGTGGTTATGCACTTGGGACAGGAAATAGTGTACCTTATTATGTTCCAGTGGAAAATTATTTTGCTATGATAGATGTTATTAATCTTTTCTGA
- a CDS encoding magnesium transporter — protein sequence MVRVTSFYLSRILGNKIQNPSGANASLLDLIVDVSTIRPKVIAAKIKQSKDIKIVDFSLFEIYKEKGQYVLECSEFKEIDILNQDVIYLVKHIMDKQIVDMNGRKVVRVNDVRLALLSTGVFVIAVDIGMEGLLRRLGLAKPIKNILKPFKKSIQSKLILWDDVEPISSPRTDIKLSTSYVKLSTLHPSDLADIIEELDKKTQAQVFASLDDEKAADVLEELEVTAQINVLESLPIEKAADVLERMPADEVADILDDLKEEKAEELLNEMEKEASDEIKELMEYPENAVGSIMVTDFISFKTHFTVEQTIYELRKLKPEPDVIYYLYVTDNDDKLSGVVSLRDLVISEPETPLYEIMNREVISVMDTDNINSLVDIISKYSLLAVPVIDNDEKLVGVVIINDIVYELLKARKKIV from the coding sequence ATGGTAAGAGTAACAAGCTTTTATTTAAGTAGGATATTGGGGAACAAAATACAAAATCCAAGTGGTGCTAATGCATCTTTACTTGATTTAATAGTTGATGTTTCAACAATTAGACCTAAGGTAATTGCAGCAAAAATTAAGCAAAGTAAGGACATAAAGATTGTTGATTTTTCTTTATTTGAAATATATAAAGAAAAAGGTCAGTATGTTTTGGAATGTTCAGAATTTAAAGAGATTGATATCTTAAATCAGGATGTTATCTATTTAGTAAAGCACATAATGGATAAGCAAATAGTTGATATGAATGGCCGTAAGGTTGTAAGGGTCAATGATGTAAGATTAGCACTTCTTTCAACAGGGGTTTTTGTAATTGCTGTTGATATTGGCATGGAAGGGCTATTAAGAAGGTTAGGCCTTGCAAAACCTATAAAAAATATATTAAAGCCATTTAAGAAAAGTATTCAAAGCAAGTTAATTTTATGGGACGATGTTGAACCTATATCATCGCCAAGGACTGATATAAAGCTTTCTACCTCTTATGTTAAGCTTTCGACATTACATCCATCTGATTTAGCAGACATTATTGAAGAACTTGATAAAAAGACACAGGCTCAGGTTTTTGCGTCATTAGATGATGAAAAAGCAGCAGATGTTTTAGAGGAACTTGAAGTAACTGCACAAATAAATGTCCTAGAAAGTTTACCAATAGAAAAGGCAGCAGATGTATTAGAGAGAATGCCAGCAGACGAGGTTGCAGACATTTTAGATGATTTGAAAGAAGAAAAGGCAGAAGAGCTTCTTAATGAGATGGAGAAAGAGGCATCTGATGAAATTAAAGAACTTATGGAATATCCTGAAAACGCAGTTGGAAGTATAATGGTTACTGATTTTATATCATTCAAAACACACTTTACAGTAGAACAGACAATATATGAGCTAAGAAAATTAAAACCTGAACCAGATGTTATATATTACTTATATGTAACAGATAATGATGATAAACTATCAGGTGTTGTCTCATTAAGGGATCTTGTTATTTCAGAGCCTGAGACACCACTTTATGAGATTATGAATAGAGAAGTAATTAGTGTAATGGATACTGATAATATAAATTCACTTGTTGATATTATCTCAAAATATAGCCTCTTAGCTGTTCCAGTTATTGACAACGATGAAAAATTAGTCGGAGTAGTTATAATTAATGATATTGTATACGAACTACTTAAAGCAAGGAAAAAGATTGTATAA
- the ilvN gene encoding acetolactate synthase small subunit: MKYTLSVLVENHPGVLSRVAGLFSRRGFNIDSLAVGVTDDPNISRMTIVVNGDDYIVEQVTKQLNKLIDVIKIKKLNPKEAVERELALIKVSANSQTRSEIIQITEIFRANIVDVSKETLTIEISGDEDKISAFMELVRQYGIKEVVQTGIIAIERGNKVITKNSKIEEDE; the protein is encoded by the coding sequence GTGAAATACACTTTATCGGTATTAGTAGAAAATCATCCTGGTGTACTTTCAAGAGTAGCAGGGCTTTTTTCAAGAAGAGGATTTAATATTGATAGCCTTGCGGTAGGCGTTACTGATGACCCTAATATATCCCGTATGACCATTGTTGTAAATGGTGATGATTATATTGTTGAGCAGGTAACAAAGCAACTTAATAAGCTTATAGATGTAATTAAGATTAAAAAATTAAATCCAAAAGAAGCTGTTGAAAGAGAGTTAGCCTTAATTAAAGTTAGTGCTAATTCACAAACCCGTTCAGAGATAATCCAGATTACCGAAATTTTTAGAGCAAACATTGTTGATGTCTCAAAAGAAACGCTTACTATTGAGATATCAGGCGATGAAGATAAAATAAGTGCTTTTATGGAGCTTGTAAGGCAGTATGGTATAAAAGAGGTTGTTCAAACTGGCATAATTGCCATTGAAAGAGGAAATAAAGTAATAACAAAAAATAGTAAAATAGAGGAGGACGAATAA